A stretch of the Psychroserpens sp. Hel_I_66 genome encodes the following:
- a CDS encoding ATP-dependent Clp protease adaptor ClpS, producing MSTKEKIQEEHLVDTLEQPLNEIVLYNDDVNTFDHVINTLIYACEHTPEQAEQCSILVHYKGQCTVKTGEYKELEPRCSMLLEAGLSAEIV from the coding sequence AAAATACAAGAAGAACACCTGGTTGATACGTTAGAACAACCTCTCAATGAGATCGTTCTATATAATGATGATGTTAATACATTTGATCATGTCATAAACACTTTAATCTATGCATGTGAACACACGCCAGAACAAGCAGAGCAGTGCTCAATTTTAGTTCACTACAAAGGACAGTGTACAGTTAAGACTGGTGAGTACAAAGAGCTAGAGCCAAGATGTTCTATGCTTTTAGAAGCAGGATTAAGTGCTGAGATTGTTTAA
- a CDS encoding MBL fold metallo-hydrolase has protein sequence MIIEQIYTNCLAQGAYYIESNGEVAIIDPLRETQAYIDKAKKSNAQIKYIFETHFHADFVSGHVDLAKKTGATIVYGPGAETNYEIHSAKDNEEFKIGNLTIKALHTPGHTLESTTYLLMDENGKNHAIFSGDTLFLGDVGRPDLAIKSDLTKEDLAAMLFDSLRNKIMTLADDVIVYPAHGAGSACGKNLSKETVGTIGDQKKTNYALREDMTKEEFITEVLDGMAPPPQYFEKNAMLNKTGYENFETVLKTGNIALSPNDFEDLANHENALVLDVRTQSDYIKSHIPNSIFIGLNGSFAPWVGALITDINQPILLVVPEGKSQEAVTRLSRVGYDNTLGYLEGGIETWISEGKEIDTLKSISAETFAERAKQGSVNILDVRKDGEFQSMHLEDAQHFALDYINEQMSEVSKDKTYHIHCAGGYRSVIAASILKARGFHNLVDIAGGFGAIKDTDLPMTDFVCPSTL, from the coding sequence ATTATAATTGAACAAATATATACAAATTGCCTCGCTCAAGGCGCTTATTACATAGAGTCTAACGGAGAAGTTGCTATTATTGACCCGCTTCGTGAAACTCAAGCATACATCGATAAAGCAAAAAAGAGCAATGCTCAGATAAAATACATTTTTGAAACTCATTTTCATGCAGATTTTGTTTCGGGACACGTTGATTTAGCTAAAAAAACCGGAGCTACAATTGTTTATGGTCCAGGTGCAGAAACAAATTATGAAATTCATTCTGCAAAAGATAATGAAGAGTTCAAAATTGGGAATCTTACAATTAAAGCGTTGCACACTCCAGGTCATACTTTAGAATCTACAACCTATCTTTTAATGGATGAAAATGGTAAAAATCACGCTATCTTTTCTGGTGACACCTTATTTTTAGGTGATGTTGGCAGACCCGATTTGGCAATAAAATCTGATTTAACCAAAGAAGATTTAGCAGCAATGCTCTTTGATTCTCTTCGGAATAAAATAATGACACTTGCCGATGATGTCATCGTATATCCTGCTCATGGTGCAGGTTCTGCCTGCGGAAAAAATCTTAGCAAAGAAACCGTTGGCACAATTGGAGACCAAAAGAAAACAAATTACGCATTAAGAGAAGACATGACAAAAGAAGAGTTTATTACAGAAGTACTTGATGGTATGGCTCCACCTCCACAGTATTTTGAAAAAAATGCAATGCTCAATAAAACAGGTTATGAAAATTTTGAAACGGTTTTAAAAACTGGAAACATAGCTTTGTCCCCTAATGATTTTGAAGATCTGGCTAATCATGAAAACGCATTGGTCCTTGATGTAAGAACTCAAAGTGACTACATTAAAAGCCATATCCCAAACTCCATATTTATAGGTCTAAATGGCTCATTTGCACCATGGGTTGGTGCATTGATAACAGACATCAACCAACCTATTTTGTTAGTTGTTCCCGAAGGAAAAAGTCAAGAAGCGGTGACACGCTTATCTCGTGTGGGTTATGACAACACTTTAGGGTATTTAGAAGGTGGTATTGAGACTTGGATTTCCGAAGGAAAAGAAATCGATACATTAAAATCTATATCTGCAGAGACTTTTGCTGAAAGAGCAAAACAAGGAAGTGTCAACATTTTGGATGTTAGAAAAGATGGAGAGTTTCAAAGTATGCATCTCGAGGACGCCCAACATTTTGCTTTAGATTATATAAACGAGCAAATGAGTGAGGTTTCTAAAGATAAAACCTACCATATTCACTGTGCTGGTGGCTATAGAAGTGTTATTGCAGCATCCATATTAAAAGCTAGAGGGTTTCATAATCTAGTGGATATTGCTGGTGGTTTTGGAGCAATTAAAGATACTGATTTACCGATGACAGATTTTGTTTGTCCGTCCACCTTATAA
- a CDS encoding sulfite exporter TauE/SafE family protein yields the protein MNTVEILGYIGALFVGLVLGLIGGGGSILTVPILVYIIGLNPIIATGYSLFVVGVTAVIGAFQNFRKGLIDFKTAIIFATPALIAVYLTRLYLVPRIPKVIFTVNDFEVTNTIFIMMLFAIIMLLASFSMIITKKNKGEVLETQDVVYNYPLIAIEGIIVGILTGLVGAGGGFLIIPALVLLAKLPMKQAIGTSLLIVAVKSLIGFLGDLQNIDIDWPFLLKFTFVSIIGIILGVYFSKFISGKKLKKGFGYFTLIMAFYIIYKELLS from the coding sequence ATGAACACAGTTGAAATATTAGGATACATTGGAGCACTGTTTGTCGGTTTGGTTTTAGGCTTAATAGGTGGTGGTGGTTCCATTTTAACAGTTCCAATCTTAGTTTACATTATAGGTTTAAATCCAATTATTGCTACAGGCTACTCCTTATTTGTAGTAGGTGTTACAGCTGTAATTGGAGCTTTTCAGAATTTTAGAAAAGGATTGATTGATTTTAAAACTGCAATAATCTTTGCTACTCCAGCTTTAATTGCAGTCTATCTTACGCGCCTTTACTTAGTCCCAAGAATTCCTAAAGTAATTTTTACTGTCAATGATTTTGAAGTCACTAACACAATATTTATAATGATGCTTTTTGCTATTATTATGCTCTTGGCAAGTTTCTCAATGATTATCACTAAAAAAAACAAAGGAGAAGTTTTAGAAACCCAAGACGTTGTTTACAATTATCCATTAATTGCCATAGAAGGTATTATAGTAGGTATTTTAACAGGTTTAGTTGGTGCTGGCGGAGGCTTTTTAATAATTCCAGCATTAGTACTTTTAGCTAAATTACCAATGAAACAAGCTATAGGGACATCACTTTTAATTGTTGCTGTAAAATCCCTAATTGGTTTTTTGGGAGACTTACAAAATATAGACATCGATTGGCCATTCCTTCTAAAATTTACGTTTGTATCAATTATAGGGATCATTTTAGGCGTTTACTTTTCTAAATTTATAAGTGGCAAAAAATTAAAAAAAGGATTTGGGTACTTCACCTTAATAATGGCATTTTATATAATTTACAAAGAACTCTTAAGTTAA
- a CDS encoding DUF6691 family protein yields the protein MKYIKFLFVGIFFGIVLVKSEAVSWYRIYEMFKFESFHMYGIIGTAVITGIILLLISKKFKNINGGLMTVPRKDQGFIRYIIGGTIFGLGWALSGACPGPMYILVGTGAFTILIVILAAILGTYIYGLFKDKLPH from the coding sequence ATAAAGTATATAAAATTTTTATTCGTCGGAATTTTTTTCGGAATCGTACTCGTAAAGTCCGAAGCAGTCTCATGGTATCGCATCTACGAAATGTTCAAATTTGAATCTTTCCATATGTATGGTATTATAGGCACAGCAGTAATCACAGGAATCATTTTGCTTCTAATAAGCAAAAAATTTAAAAACATAAATGGAGGCTTAATGACTGTTCCAAGAAAAGATCAAGGTTTTATACGATACATAATTGGCGGTACCATATTTGGCTTAGGTTGGGCATTGTCAGGAGCATGTCCTGGACCAATGTATATATTAGTTGGCACAGGAGCTTTTACTATCTTGATCGTTATTTTAGCTGCCATTTTAGGGACTTACATCTATGGATTATTTAAAGATAAATTACCTCACTAA